The following proteins come from a genomic window of Leptolyngbya iicbica LK:
- a CDS encoding mechanosensitive ion channel family protein, whose protein sequence is MGERRPSRQQPRRGLLNRWRLLWAGLMALVLGISIIGSVMAQPLVLNSAPIVLDGRPLFEVAPANQMTADERAEQISGDLEDLLEEDDGLNVSTEVRNKAPVILIDGSYLMTVTQNDADLNDADSPEELAPVWAEQLDQELEIAQTERSNAVLQRRLVYSLGLIALTLLAHRLIGYLWRRSLRPLLENLATSRDDGQAPPAGFNLLMSLLLSLIRFGLWLGVINYITLLFPLTRRWSYFFQRQVLEGLLAPNFQLGQTEISIFSLFVLIGILLGIVVVSGIFANFLRSRVLRLTGIDRGLQAAIAVIAKYSMIFVGTVLLLQIWGVDLSSLALIASALGVGIGIGLQNIVKDFGSGFILVFERPIQVGDFVAFGEFQGTVEHIGARSTEIKTLDQVSIIVPNSRFLEQEVINWSHRNPVSRIRLPVGVAYSSDPKDVKQVLIEASYQHPQVLSKPPPLVFFKGFGDSSLDFELLVWIADPPKQLVIKSDLYFSIEAALRQHNIEIPFPQRDLHIRSEQLPVEVLKQLRPGDRL, encoded by the coding sequence ATGGGGGAACGAAGACCGTCACGCCAACAGCCGCGGCGAGGGCTGCTGAACCGTTGGCGACTGCTCTGGGCAGGGCTGATGGCGCTGGTATTAGGCATCAGCATCATCGGCAGTGTCATGGCCCAACCCTTAGTGCTAAATAGTGCCCCCATCGTGCTAGATGGGCGGCCACTGTTTGAGGTTGCTCCTGCGAATCAGATGACGGCTGATGAGCGGGCTGAACAAATTAGCGGTGATTTAGAAGACTTGCTTGAGGAGGATGATGGGCTCAACGTGAGCACTGAAGTCCGCAATAAAGCGCCTGTCATTTTGATCGATGGGTCTTACCTCATGACGGTGACCCAAAATGATGCGGACTTGAATGATGCGGACTCTCCCGAGGAGCTGGCTCCGGTCTGGGCGGAACAACTTGATCAAGAGCTCGAAATCGCCCAAACCGAGCGGAGTAACGCGGTCTTACAGCGCCGCCTGGTGTATTCTTTGGGGTTAATTGCCCTGACGTTGCTGGCCCATCGCCTGATTGGTTATCTGTGGCGGCGATCGCTGCGCCCCCTGTTAGAAAACCTGGCCACCTCTCGAGATGACGGGCAAGCGCCCCCGGCTGGGTTTAACTTACTCATGTCACTCTTGCTCAGCCTGATTCGCTTTGGCCTCTGGCTGGGCGTGATTAATTACATCACGCTGCTGTTTCCGCTGACCCGCCGCTGGAGCTATTTTTTTCAGCGGCAAGTCCTTGAGGGCCTGCTGGCTCCCAATTTTCAGTTGGGACAGACTGAGATTTCCATCTTTAGCCTGTTTGTGCTGATTGGCATTTTGCTCGGCATTGTGGTGGTATCGGGCATCTTTGCCAATTTTTTGCGCTCTCGGGTATTACGGCTGACGGGCATCGATCGCGGCTTACAGGCGGCGATCGCGGTCATCGCCAAATACAGCATGATTTTTGTCGGCACCGTCTTGCTGCTGCAAATTTGGGGAGTTGACCTCAGCTCTCTCGCGTTGATTGCCAGTGCCCTGGGGGTCGGTATTGGTATTGGCCTGCAAAATATCGTCAAAGACTTTGGCAGCGGTTTTATTTTGGTGTTTGAACGCCCGATTCAGGTGGGCGATTTTGTGGCCTTTGGCGAGTTTCAAGGCACGGTAGAACATATCGGCGCTCGCAGTACCGAGATCAAAACGCTGGATCAGGTGTCGATTATCGTGCCCAATTCTCGCTTTTTAGAGCAGGAAGTCATTAACTGGAGTCACCGCAACCCGGTTTCGCGCATTCGGTTGCCAGTGGGTGTGGCCTACAGTTCTGACCCCAAAGACGTCAAACAAGTCCTGATCGAAGCCAGTTATCAGCATCCCCAGGTGCTATCCAAACCGCCGCCGTTGGTCTTCTTTAAAGGATTTGGCGATAGTTCCCTCGATTTTGAACTGTTGGTTTGGATTGCTGACCCACCGAAGCAGTTAGTGATTAAGAGCGATCTATATTTCTCGATCGAGGCGGCCCTACGTCAACACAATATCG